CTCTCCGCGAACTCCCGCGCGTACTGTTCCGCCTCGACCTTGGCGCGCAGATAGGGCGTTCGGGGTTTCGCCGGTGCGCCGGACTCATCGAGGCGTCCGTTCGCTCTGGCGGCGAGCGTCACGATGCTGCTGACGTAGACGACGCGCCGCACTCCCGCTTCGGCAGCCGCCTCCAGAACGTTGCGGCTCCCCTCGACCGTAGGGCGGAAGATATCGGACGCATCTGGACGCCACAGAGAGTAGACCGCGGCGGCGTGGTAGACCACATCGCAGCCGCGCATCGCCGCCACCAGCGAACTGCGGTCGAGCAGATCGCCCATCGCCACGTCCGAGACGTAGCGGGATACGATGTCCAAGGGACTCGTCGGTCGAGCGAGGATGCGGATTCGACGACCCGACACGGCGAGCCGCCGGACCACGTTGGCGCCGACGTGACCTGTGGCTCCGGTCACCAGCGTTCGCATGGGAGCCTTTCAGCCAACCGAGACCGGAGCGCCTCCGCCACACGTTCGTGCTACGATTGTAGCACTTGCTTCCGAACGGACGCAGCCGTTGCCGAGTCACACGCCCAAGCAACCGCTCCGACTGGAGCGGGCGCCACCGGATTGGGACCGAAGATCGCGCACTCCTCTCTCCGCGCACGCGGATTCGTCGTCATGGCGCTCTCGTCCTTCGTGTTCTCGGCGATGAGCTTCCTCGTGCGGCTCGCCAAGGAGATCGACGGCGTCACGTTCTTCGACTCGGCGTTCTTTCGGTTCGCCGTCGGCATCGCGGTCGTCGCCGTCTACTGGCGGCTGTCACCGACGCCCATACAAATCACCAACTGGCGCTGGCTGGCTCTGCGTGGCTCCGTCGGCGGG
This genomic interval from Candidatus Poribacteria bacterium contains the following:
- a CDS encoding NAD-dependent epimerase/dehydratase family protein; this encodes MRTLVTGATGHVGANVVRRLAVSGRRIRILARPTSPLDIVSRYVSDVAMGDLLDRSSLVAAMRGCDVVYHAAAVYSLWRPDASDIFRPTVEGSRNVLEAAAEAGVRRVVYVSSIVTLAARANGRLDESGAPAKPRTPYLRAKVEAEQYAREFAE